In Kushneria marisflavi, the following are encoded in one genomic region:
- a CDS encoding DUF484 family protein, translated as MTDDSTASDRPCSETLDADQVSDWLSRHPDFFEGREALLASLHIAHPQTGGAVSLVERLIATLRARTERAEGQYQALLNAARHHDQQACAMRALTLALLQAESSDALAQTLTAELGERFGVAHLALWRQLSSGEWPQPPTHALDDETDQWLSSTLDSACEVLTLDRTMAERLLPSTSLSEGRCAVVRLALGERHGYLVLAHADHAGLPWVMAPDNMTWLGEVTSRLLLRYSS; from the coding sequence ATGACCGATGACAGCACTGCCTCAGACCGACCGTGCTCCGAGACGCTTGATGCCGATCAGGTCAGCGACTGGCTTTCACGCCACCCCGACTTTTTCGAAGGACGCGAGGCGCTGCTGGCCTCGCTGCATATCGCTCACCCCCAGACCGGCGGCGCCGTGTCGCTGGTCGAGCGGCTGATCGCGACCCTGCGCGCCCGCACCGAGCGGGCCGAAGGACAATATCAGGCGCTGTTGAACGCGGCGCGACACCATGACCAGCAGGCCTGCGCCATGCGCGCGCTGACCCTGGCGCTTTTGCAGGCCGAGAGCAGCGATGCGCTGGCACAGACGCTGACGGCCGAACTTGGCGAGCGTTTTGGCGTGGCGCATCTGGCGCTGTGGCGACAGCTCTCAAGCGGTGAATGGCCGCAGCCGCCGACCCATGCGCTCGATGACGAGACCGACCAATGGCTGTCATCCACCCTCGACAGTGCCTGCGAGGTCCTGACACTGGATCGCACCATGGCCGAGCGTCTGCTGCCCAGCACCTCCCTGAGCGAGGGACGCTGCGCCGTGGTCCGGCTGGCGCTGGGCGAACGGCACGGCTATCTGGTTCTGGCCCATGCTGACCATGCAGGCCTGCCCTGGGTGATGGCACCCGACAACATGACCTGGCTGGGCGAGGTCACCTCACGCCTTCTATTGCGTTATTCGTCATGA
- a CDS encoding tyrosine recombinase XerC has product MSALEPLVESFIERLRHRHSPATVDAYRRDLAALTAFMVREEIPSWDVLDIHHLRRFLGRERTRGLAARSLARRQAAIRRFCDLLIEQGLLSHNPARLLDTPKMPRHLPRPVDVDVLGQFLDTPHDGSPLSLRDQAMLELCYSSGLRLAELAGIDLMDIDTQRARVRGKGDKPRQVPIGRRAAAALAEWLKIRGMLAGPHEPALFVGTRGQRLGHRAIQLRMAHIGRERGLPEHLHPHRLRHSFASHLLESSQDLRAVQELLGHAHLSTTQVYTRLDWQHLADTFDRAHPRAHRKSGADQSPSSREDSSFRTSDHQDKRP; this is encoded by the coding sequence ATGAGTGCGCTGGAGCCGCTGGTCGAGAGTTTTATCGAGCGCCTGCGCCATCGGCACAGCCCGGCCACGGTCGATGCCTATCGCCGTGATCTGGCGGCACTGACAGCGTTCATGGTGCGTGAGGAGATTCCCTCGTGGGACGTCCTCGACATCCACCACCTGCGTCGTTTTCTGGGACGTGAACGCACCCGCGGTCTGGCCGCGCGCAGTCTGGCGCGACGACAGGCCGCCATTCGCCGTTTCTGCGACCTGCTGATCGAGCAGGGGCTTTTGAGCCACAACCCGGCCCGGCTGCTGGACACACCCAAAATGCCACGACATCTGCCGCGCCCGGTCGATGTCGATGTGCTCGGGCAGTTTCTGGATACGCCGCATGACGGCTCGCCGTTGTCACTGCGCGATCAGGCCATGCTGGAGCTTTGCTATTCCAGCGGCCTGCGACTGGCGGAACTGGCCGGCATCGATCTCATGGATATCGATACCCAGCGCGCCCGGGTCCGCGGCAAGGGCGACAAGCCACGCCAGGTGCCGATCGGGCGTCGGGCCGCAGCGGCACTGGCCGAGTGGCTCAAGATACGAGGCATGCTGGCAGGCCCTCACGAGCCGGCACTGTTTGTCGGCACCCGCGGTCAGCGTCTGGGGCATCGCGCCATTCAGCTTCGCATGGCCCATATTGGACGCGAACGCGGGCTGCCGGAGCATCTACACCCGCACCGCCTGCGCCACAGTTTTGCCAGCCATCTGCTGGAATCCAGCCAGGACCTGCGCGCCGTACAGGAGCTATTGGGCCATGCCCATCTCTCCACCACCCAGGTCTACACTCGCCTGGACTGGCAGCATCTGGCCGATACCTTTGATCGCGCCCATCCGCGGGCGCATCGAAAATCCGGTGCCGATCAGTCTCCTTCTTCCCGCGAAGACTCTTCCTTCAGGACTTCAGACCATCAGGACAAGCGCCCATGA
- a CDS encoding HAD family hydrolase has protein sequence MIKAITFDLDDTFWDNGPVMAATEPGHYQWLDAQIGHAARFPLEEYQRRRMALAEQHPLYRGDFTWLRRKALTGMLLDFGLAENEARRWADDTIEHMLTLRHDVAIFEEVPAMLERLRSHGIRLGAITNGNVDLERLVIAEHFDVIIKAGEALAPKPDARCFLSAMARLGVQSPREAVHVGDSWAEDALPAQRLGMHVAWIDAKNTGLPDHAPRGIHRLSHIRELETMLAGLE, from the coding sequence ATGATCAAGGCCATCACTTTCGATCTCGACGACACCTTCTGGGATAACGGCCCGGTGATGGCCGCAACCGAGCCCGGCCACTATCAATGGCTCGATGCGCAGATCGGCCATGCCGCGCGCTTCCCGCTGGAGGAATATCAGCGCCGACGCATGGCACTGGCAGAGCAGCATCCGCTGTATCGGGGCGATTTTACCTGGCTTCGCCGCAAGGCCCTGACCGGCATGCTGCTCGATTTCGGTCTGGCCGAGAACGAGGCACGCCGCTGGGCCGATGACACCATCGAACACATGCTGACGCTACGCCACGATGTCGCCATCTTCGAAGAGGTGCCCGCCATGCTGGAGAGGCTGCGCAGTCACGGTATTCGGCTGGGCGCGATCACCAACGGCAATGTGGATCTGGAGCGACTGGTCATTGCCGAACACTTTGATGTGATCATCAAGGCCGGTGAAGCGCTGGCGCCCAAACCCGATGCGCGTTGCTTTCTGTCCGCCATGGCACGCCTTGGCGTGCAGTCCCCGCGCGAAGCGGTGCATGTGGGAGATTCCTGGGCCGAGGATGCCCTGCCGGCTCAGCGCCTTGGCATGCATGTGGCCTGGATCGATGCCAAAAATACGGGACTGCCGGATCATGCACCCCGCGGCATTCATCGCCTGAGCCATATTCGAGAGCTGGAAACGATGCTGGCCGGGCTTGAATAG
- the yihA gene encoding ribosome biogenesis GTP-binding protein YihA/YsxC, with protein MSDVMHHHFPSATFLTSAPKLADCPADTGLEVAFAGRSNAGKSSAINTLTRQKALARTSRTPGRTQLINFFTVGDPMYRLVDLPGYGFAKVPEAVRREWQKHLAQYLRERRSLQGTVLVMDVRHPLTEFDQMMMGWADENDMPLHILLTKADKLKRGAAMGVLSKVRHQLKEWEDLVSVQLFSSHDRQGVEALNERLCQWLTPGQAPSAEDQG; from the coding sequence ATGTCGGATGTCATGCATCATCATTTTCCGTCGGCCACGTTTTTGACCAGTGCCCCGAAATTGGCCGACTGTCCGGCAGACACCGGGCTGGAAGTCGCCTTTGCCGGGCGCTCCAATGCCGGCAAGTCCAGTGCCATCAATACGCTGACCCGTCAAAAGGCGCTGGCACGCACGTCGAGAACGCCCGGTCGTACCCAGCTAATCAACTTTTTCACCGTGGGCGATCCCATGTATCGGCTGGTCGACCTGCCGGGCTATGGCTTTGCCAAGGTGCCGGAAGCCGTGCGCCGCGAATGGCAAAAGCACCTGGCCCAGTATCTTCGCGAGCGTCGCTCCCTGCAGGGCACGGTACTGGTGATGGATGTTCGCCATCCGCTGACCGAATTTGATCAGATGATGATGGGGTGGGCAGATGAAAACGACATGCCTTTGCACATCCTGCTGACCAAGGCCGACAAGCTCAAGCGCGGCGCCGCCATGGGCGTGTTGTCAAAGGTGCGTCATCAGCTCAAGGAATGGGAGGATCTGGTCAGCGTCCAGCTGTTTTCCTCGCATGACCGCCAGGGCGTGGAAGCGCTCAACGAACGTCTTTGCCAGTGGCTTACACCCGGCCAGGCACCATCGGCAGAAGATCAGGGCTGA
- a CDS encoding thiol:disulfide interchange protein DsbA/DsbL produces the protein MAMAAEPVAGQDYEVLDKPVSSEVPDGKIGVTEVFWYGCPHCYALEEPLEAWVDTLPDDVVFERLPATMGKVWLRHATAYYAARELGIFNTQFHRDFFDAIQKDGHRMTDDDEIAEFFTNYGVSKDEALKALNSFGVKSQLNQANARMKAYKLMGVPALIVNGQYVITPRSANGLDNMPKVAEALIEKTRQEKEAQGTN, from the coding sequence ATGGCCATGGCAGCCGAACCCGTTGCCGGACAGGATTACGAAGTCCTCGACAAACCGGTCTCCAGTGAGGTACCGGACGGCAAGATCGGCGTTACCGAGGTGTTCTGGTACGGCTGCCCGCATTGCTACGCACTGGAAGAACCGCTGGAAGCCTGGGTCGACACCCTGCCCGATGACGTGGTCTTCGAGCGCCTGCCGGCGACCATGGGCAAGGTCTGGCTGCGCCACGCCACGGCTTACTACGCCGCGCGCGAGCTGGGCATCTTTAACACGCAGTTTCATCGCGATTTCTTTGATGCCATCCAGAAGGACGGGCATCGCATGACCGATGACGACGAGATTGCCGAGTTCTTCACAAACTATGGTGTCAGCAAGGACGAGGCGCTCAAGGCGCTCAACTCCTTTGGCGTCAAAAGCCAGCTCAACCAGGCCAACGCTCGCATGAAGGCCTACAAGCTGATGGGTGTGCCGGCACTGATCGTCAATGGTCAGTATGTTATCACGCCGCGCTCGGCCAACGGCCTGGACAACATGCCAAAGGTCGCCGAAGCCCTGATCGAGAAAACCCGTCAGGAAAAAGAGGCCCAGGGCACCAATTGA
- a CDS encoding endonuclease/exonuclease/phosphatase family protein, translated as MQDDRQSERITSLRLLTFNMQVGIHTHAYHHYVTRSWQHFLPHRGRSTRLDVMCDTFREFDLVGLQEVDGGSFRSNNINHVEYLAAQAGFPYASQQLNRDFGRFAKHSNGLLSRLAISHTDNHRLPGPKGRGAMHVRFGEGPEALHLFVLHLALGTRTQHLQLDYISELIAPLRNVIIMGDLNCTHDKLRAHPRFSRALSLEQGRGVPSHPAWQPTRALDHIAVSPSLKMNHLRALPPLFSDHLPLAVDVTLPLPCARSISIAGLGGTTPQSVR; from the coding sequence ATGCAGGACGATCGTCAAAGCGAACGCATCACGTCTCTCAGGCTGCTCACCTTCAACATGCAGGTCGGCATTCATACCCATGCCTACCACCACTACGTGACCCGTAGCTGGCAGCATTTCCTGCCGCATCGCGGGCGGTCCACCCGTCTCGACGTCATGTGCGATACCTTTCGCGAGTTCGACCTTGTCGGACTGCAGGAGGTGGATGGTGGCAGCTTTCGCTCAAACAATATCAATCACGTCGAATATCTGGCCGCACAGGCCGGCTTCCCCTACGCCTCACAGCAGCTCAACCGGGATTTTGGCCGGTTCGCCAAGCACAGCAATGGGCTGCTCAGCCGCCTGGCAATCAGCCACACCGATAACCATCGACTGCCCGGCCCCAAGGGGCGCGGTGCCATGCATGTCCGGTTCGGCGAAGGCCCCGAGGCACTGCACCTTTTCGTGCTGCATCTGGCACTGGGCACACGCACTCAGCATCTTCAACTCGACTACATCAGCGAGCTGATTGCCCCGCTTAGAAACGTCATCATCATGGGCGACCTGAACTGCACCCACGACAAGCTCAGGGCCCATCCGCGCTTTTCCAGAGCACTTTCTCTGGAACAGGGGCGCGGCGTTCCCAGCCATCCAGCCTGGCAGCCTACGCGCGCGCTGGACCATATCGCTGTATCGCCGTCACTGAAGATGAACCATCTACGGGCCCTGCCGCCGCTTTTCTCTGATCACCTGCCGCTGGCCGTGGACGTCACCCTGCCGCTGCCTTGTGCACGCAGTATTTCGATTGCAGGGCTTGGAGGCACCACCCCGCAGAGTGTGCGCTGA
- the nuoN gene encoding NADH-quinone oxidoreductase subunit NuoN — MNLTLSHLIALLPLLIVCATVIVVMLGIAWRRHHVATATMTTIGLNAALFSLLAVLTVTPIRVSPLLLIDNYAVLYMALILIAGLASTTLAHAYLEGFDDQKEEFYMLLGCSVLGGLTMVASDHLLSLFFGLELLSVPLYGMAAYAYRTRLSLESGIKYMVLSAAASAFLLFGMALLYAESGSLAFADLGARLTEGGGHASWLLMGIGMMVIAMAFKLSLVPFHLWTADVYEGAPAPVTAFLATVSKIAVFALLMRLFMSAPVTDMASLHTTVAFIAFLSMLVGNLMALRQDNIKRLMGYSSIGHLGYLLTVVVASDDMALLTTGIYLITYVATTLAAFGVIALVSSPWQGSDVSSLKFYRGLFWRRPYLAAVMTVMMLSLAGIPMTAGFIGKFYVLATAVEAQLWWLVAGVILGSAISLYYYLRVMVMLYLHPTEEEEYDASSDWGQRAGGIMVILLALAVLVLGVYPQPMVMLVSGATLG; from the coding sequence ATGAATCTGACCCTGTCACATCTGATCGCCCTGTTACCGCTTCTGATCGTCTGCGCCACGGTCATCGTGGTGATGCTGGGCATTGCCTGGCGTCGCCATCATGTGGCGACGGCCACCATGACCACCATCGGACTCAATGCGGCGCTCTTTTCGCTGCTGGCGGTGCTGACGGTCACGCCGATTCGCGTGTCGCCGCTGCTGCTGATCGATAACTATGCCGTGCTCTACATGGCGTTGATCCTGATTGCAGGCCTGGCTTCCACGACGCTAGCGCACGCCTATCTGGAAGGGTTCGACGATCAGAAGGAAGAGTTCTACATGCTGCTGGGCTGCTCGGTGCTGGGCGGCCTGACCATGGTGGCGAGCGACCATCTGCTGTCGCTGTTTTTCGGCCTCGAGCTTTTGAGTGTGCCGCTCTATGGTATGGCGGCCTACGCCTACCGCACTCGTCTGTCGCTGGAGTCCGGCATCAAATACATGGTGCTTTCGGCGGCGGCTTCTGCCTTTCTGCTCTTTGGCATGGCGCTGTTGTATGCCGAGTCGGGGTCGCTGGCCTTCGCCGATCTGGGGGCGCGTCTGACCGAAGGCGGCGGCCATGCCAGCTGGCTTTTGATGGGTATTGGCATGATGGTGATTGCGATGGCCTTCAAGCTGTCGCTGGTGCCGTTTCACCTCTGGACCGCCGATGTCTATGAAGGCGCCCCGGCGCCGGTGACGGCCTTTCTGGCCACGGTCAGCAAGATTGCCGTCTTTGCGCTTTTGATGCGCCTGTTCATGAGCGCACCGGTCACCGATATGGCCAGTCTGCACACGACGGTGGCCTTCATCGCGTTCCTGTCGATGCTGGTGGGCAATCTGATGGCGCTGCGGCAGGATAATATCAAGCGTCTGATGGGGTACTCCTCCATCGGCCATCTGGGCTATCTGCTGACCGTGGTGGTCGCCAGTGACGATATGGCACTCCTGACGACCGGCATCTATTTGATCACCTATGTGGCGACGACGCTCGCGGCCTTCGGGGTGATTGCACTGGTGTCGAGCCCCTGGCAGGGCAGTGATGTTTCCTCGCTGAAGTTCTATCGCGGCCTGTTCTGGCGACGTCCCTACCTGGCGGCCGTCATGACGGTGATGATGCTCTCACTGGCCGGGATTCCGATGACGGCCGGCTTTATCGGCAAGTTCTATGTGCTGGCCACCGCGGTTGAAGCCCAGCTCTGGTGGCTGGTGGCCGGTGTCATCCTCGGCAGTGCCATCAGCCTTTATTATTATCTGCGTGTGATGGTCATGCTCTATCTCCATCCTACCGAGGAGGAAGAGTACGATGCTTCCAGTGACTGGGGGCAGCGCGCCGGTGGCATCATGGTCATCCTGCTGGCGCTGGCCGTGCTGGTGCTGGGAGTCTATCCGCAGCCGATGGTCATGCTGGTCAGTGGTGCCACGCTGGGTTGA
- the nuoM gene encoding NADH-quinone oxidoreductase subunit M gives MMLPWLLLIPFIGGLLCWQFELIRPNTAMPRWIALFSMVALLVMALIMWVNGDYSLSQVVGNTPEWHSEFRLPWIDAFGITFHLAIDGLSLIMITLTGILGILAVVCSWKEIDRRIGFFHLNLMWVIGGVVGVFLAIDLFLFFFFWEMMLVPMYFLIALWGHESEGKSPVSAAIKFFIYTQASGLLMLVSILGLVFTHYTQTGVFSFDYGILRETPITGIMSWVLMLGFFIAFAVKLPVVPLHGWLPDAHAQAPTAGSVDLAGILLKTAAYGLLRFALPLFPETSQAFAPVAMALGLVGIFYGGVLAFSQTDIKRLIACSSISHMGFVLIGIYSGTLLALQGVILQMVAHAFSAAGLFMISGQLYERLHTRDMRQMGGLFGRLGALPGFALAFVMASLGMPGTGNFIGEFLILFGAFDVVPWVVVIASAGLVLSAIYSLILMHRVYWGPPKADTTIAHLDGREYAMLLGTLVLTIALGLYPQVVLDISQGAMHEVRHWFAVSPSFAG, from the coding sequence ATGATGTTGCCCTGGCTACTACTCATACCCTTTATCGGGGGGCTGCTGTGCTGGCAGTTCGAGCTGATCAGACCCAACACGGCCATGCCGCGCTGGATCGCACTGTTCTCCATGGTGGCGCTGCTGGTCATGGCGCTGATCATGTGGGTGAACGGGGATTACAGCCTGTCTCAGGTTGTGGGCAACACGCCCGAGTGGCATAGCGAGTTTCGGCTGCCCTGGATCGATGCCTTCGGCATCACCTTCCATCTGGCCATAGATGGTCTGTCGCTGATCATGATCACTCTGACCGGGATTCTCGGGATTCTGGCGGTGGTCTGTTCCTGGAAGGAGATCGATCGACGTATCGGCTTTTTCCACCTCAACCTGATGTGGGTCATCGGTGGTGTCGTCGGGGTCTTTCTGGCCATCGATCTGTTTTTGTTCTTCTTTTTCTGGGAAATGATGCTGGTGCCGATGTACTTCCTGATTGCCCTGTGGGGGCATGAATCGGAAGGCAAGTCGCCGGTGTCGGCGGCCATCAAGTTCTTTATCTACACCCAGGCCTCGGGGCTTTTGATGCTGGTCTCCATTCTGGGACTGGTGTTCACACACTATACCCAGACCGGTGTCTTCTCGTTTGATTACGGCATTCTGCGTGAGACGCCGATCACCGGCATCATGTCGTGGGTATTGATGCTCGGTTTCTTCATTGCCTTTGCCGTCAAGCTGCCGGTAGTACCGCTGCATGGCTGGCTGCCCGATGCGCATGCTCAGGCACCGACCGCCGGCAGTGTGGATCTGGCCGGTATCCTGCTCAAGACGGCTGCCTATGGCCTTTTACGCTTTGCGCTGCCGCTGTTTCCGGAAACCTCCCAGGCCTTTGCACCCGTGGCAATGGCGCTGGGACTGGTGGGCATCTTCTATGGTGGCGTGCTGGCATTCTCCCAGACCGACATCAAGCGGCTGATTGCCTGTTCCAGTATTTCCCATATGGGCTTTGTCCTGATCGGTATCTACTCCGGCACGCTGCTGGCGCTGCAGGGGGTTATCCTGCAGATGGTGGCGCACGCCTTCTCGGCGGCGGGGCTTTTCATGATCAGCGGTCAGCTCTACGAGCGTCTGCACACCCGTGACATGCGCCAGATGGGCGGGCTGTTTGGCCGTCTGGGCGCGCTGCCCGGATTTGCTCTGGCCTTTGTCATGGCCTCTCTCGGTATGCCGGGCACCGGCAACTTCATCGGCGAATTTCTGATCCTGTTCGGGGCCTTTGACGTGGTGCCCTGGGTGGTGGTGATTGCCAGCGCAGGGCTTGTGCTGTCCGCCATCTACTCGTTGATCCTGATGCACCGGGTCTACTGGGGGCCGCCAAAGGCCGACACCACCATCGCTCATCTGGATGGCCGCGAGTACGCCATGCTGCTGGGCACGCTGGTGCTGACCATTGCGCTGGGCCTGTATCCTCAGGTGGTGCTCGATATTTCGCAGGGCGCAATGCATGAAGTGCGTCACTGGTTTGCTGTTTCACCTTCGTTTGCGGGCTGA
- the nuoL gene encoding NADH-quinone oxidoreductase subunit L, giving the protein MNILFLTPLFPLLGALVLAFNPRLPIRLAGLVGVGSIGLAALVMVWLNVAFYSGDGNGVTQTLWQWVAVEDFRMGFSLYLDGLSLTMISVITGVGFLIHLFAAWYMREDLEGGPGFARFFAYMNLFVFSMLLLVLGDNLFLLYLGWEGVGLCSYLLIGYYYQSEYNAWCAFKAFIVTRIGDVFLAIGMFLLFAQFGTLNIQELLRLAPEAWSRGDLMAELAALMLLGGAVGKSAQLPLQTWLADAMAGPTPVSALIHAATMVTAGVYLIARTHVIFELAPMTLELVGLIGMVTLLIAGLAALAQTDIKRVLAYSTMSQIGYMFLALGVQAWDVAIFHLMIHAFFKALLFLSSGSVIIACHHEQNIFRMGGLRKTLKLPYACFLIGGAALSALPLISAGFYSKDEILWLAFDHGHTWLWLGALVGAFLTSVYTFRMIFIVFHGREQIHPHAGRGLAHHVPLIVLAVLSTFIGAMIHPPLENVLPAGPEGLYGHNVKLMLEVLAAIVAIVGVGIAAGLFLGRRRLVSSLTKTDEGHRLWRFFNSAFAFDWLYDKIAVKPFLFIARLHRRDWVNSLMNLWPGLAMMLNGLLSDTQSGRLRWYAAVMTAGAIAVLLLLLLL; this is encoded by the coding sequence ATGAATATACTTTTCCTGACACCCTTGTTCCCGCTGCTGGGCGCTCTTGTCCTGGCCTTCAATCCGCGACTGCCGATCCGCCTGGCGGGCCTGGTCGGCGTGGGTTCGATCGGCCTGGCGGCACTGGTCATGGTCTGGCTCAACGTGGCCTTCTACAGCGGCGATGGGAACGGCGTGACCCAGACGCTGTGGCAGTGGGTCGCGGTGGAAGACTTCCGGATGGGCTTTTCGCTGTATCTGGATGGTCTGTCACTGACCATGATCAGCGTCATCACCGGGGTCGGCTTTCTGATTCATCTGTTCGCGGCCTGGTACATGCGCGAGGACCTTGAGGGCGGCCCGGGCTTTGCGCGCTTTTTTGCCTATATGAATCTTTTTGTGTTCAGCATGCTGCTGCTGGTGCTGGGCGATAATCTCTTTCTGCTTTATCTGGGCTGGGAAGGTGTGGGGCTGTGCAGCTATCTGCTGATCGGCTACTACTACCAGAGCGAGTACAACGCCTGGTGCGCCTTCAAGGCCTTTATCGTCACCCGTATCGGGGATGTGTTTCTGGCCATCGGCATGTTTTTGCTGTTTGCCCAGTTCGGCACCCTCAATATTCAGGAGCTTCTGCGCCTGGCGCCCGAGGCATGGAGTCGGGGCGATCTGATGGCGGAACTGGCCGCATTGATGTTGCTGGGCGGTGCGGTTGGCAAGTCGGCGCAGCTGCCGCTGCAGACCTGGCTTGCGGATGCGATGGCAGGCCCCACGCCGGTGTCGGCGCTGATCCACGCCGCGACCATGGTCACCGCCGGGGTGTATCTGATCGCGCGAACCCATGTCATCTTCGAACTGGCCCCCATGACGCTTGAACTGGTCGGGCTGATCGGCATGGTGACGCTGCTGATTGCCGGTCTTGCGGCACTGGCGCAGACCGATATCAAGCGCGTGCTGGCCTATTCCACCATGAGTCAGATCGGTTACATGTTCCTGGCGCTGGGCGTTCAGGCCTGGGATGTGGCGATCTTCCATCTGATGATTCATGCCTTCTTCAAGGCGCTGCTCTTTTTGTCCTCGGGCTCGGTCATCATCGCCTGCCATCACGAGCAGAACATCTTCAGGATGGGCGGACTGCGCAAGACGCTCAAACTGCCTTACGCCTGCTTTTTGATCGGTGGCGCGGCGCTGTCGGCTCTGCCGCTGATTTCGGCGGGCTTCTATTCCAAGGACGAGATCCTGTGGCTCGCCTTTGATCACGGCCATACCTGGCTTTGGCTCGGGGCGCTGGTCGGCGCTTTCCTGACCTCGGTTTATACCTTCCGCATGATCTTTATCGTGTTCCACGGTCGTGAGCAGATTCATCCGCACGCCGGTCGCGGGCTGGCACACCACGTGCCGCTGATCGTGCTGGCGGTGCTGTCTACCTTTATCGGGGCAATGATTCATCCGCCGCTTGAAAACGTGCTGCCGGCAGGCCCGGAGGGACTCTACGGCCATAACGTGAAACTGATGCTCGAAGTGCTGGCTGCGATCGTGGCGATCGTGGGCGTGGGTATCGCAGCAGGGCTGTTCCTTGGTCGTCGCAGGCTGGTGAGTTCGTTGACAAAAACGGACGAAGGCCATCGGCTATGGCGCTTTTTCAACAGTGCCTTCGCCTTTGACTGGCTCTACGACAAGATCGCAGTCAAGCCGTTTCTGTTCATTGCACGGCTGCATCGGCGTGACTGGGTCAACAGCCTGATGAACCTCTGGCCGGGGTTGGCCATGATGTTGAACGGGCTGTTGTCCGATACCCAGAGCGGACGGCTTCGCTGGTACGCCGCCGTCATGACGGCCGGTGCGATTGCCGTGCTGTTACTTCTGCTGCTGCTATGA
- the nuoK gene encoding NADH-quinone oxidoreductase subunit NuoK: protein MNGIPLEHGMALAAILFVLGLAGLLVRRNLLFILMSLEIMMNSAGLAFVVAGMHWGQPDGQVMFIAIITLAAAEASIGLGFLIQLQRRFKTLDIDAASEMKG from the coding sequence ATGAACGGCATACCACTGGAACATGGCATGGCGCTGGCCGCCATCCTGTTTGTACTGGGGCTTGCCGGGCTTCTGGTCCGGCGTAACCTGCTGTTCATCCTGATGAGCCTCGAGATCATGATGAACTCGGCAGGGCTTGCCTTTGTGGTGGCCGGCATGCACTGGGGCCAGCCTGACGGGCAGGTCATGTTCATCGCGATCATCACGCTGGCGGCAGCCGAGGCCAGTATCGGACTGGGCTTTTTGATCCAGCTGCAGCGCCGGTTCAAAACGCTTGATATTGATGCAGCCAGCGAGATGAAAGGATGA
- the nuoJ gene encoding NADH-quinone oxidoreductase subunit J — MEIAFYLAALVAIVATFRVITHTNAVHALLYLIISLMAVAVVFYSLGAPFAAALEVIVYAGAIMVLFVFVVMMLNLGSQTADQERHWLAPRIWIGPSIMAAILLVVLVFSFWHGGGIGTISGEELSAKEVGTQMFGPYLLAVELAAMLLLAALIAASHIGRNDEPQLERDMNEAVQRAPAGNDEGGQA, encoded by the coding sequence GTGGAAATTGCTTTTTATCTGGCCGCACTGGTCGCCATCGTTGCCACCTTTCGCGTCATTACGCATACCAATGCCGTGCATGCGCTGTTGTATCTGATCATTTCGCTGATGGCAGTGGCGGTGGTGTTTTACAGCCTCGGGGCCCCCTTTGCCGCTGCGCTTGAGGTGATCGTCTATGCCGGCGCCATCATGGTGCTGTTTGTCTTTGTGGTCATGATGCTCAACCTGGGCAGTCAGACGGCCGACCAGGAACGCCACTGGCTGGCGCCGCGCATCTGGATCGGCCCGTCGATCATGGCGGCGATCCTCCTGGTGGTACTGGTGTTTTCCTTCTGGCACGGCGGCGGGATCGGCACGATCTCGGGTGAAGAGCTCAGCGCCAAAGAGGTTGGGACTCAGATGTTTGGTCCCTATCTGCTGGCAGTGGAGCTGGCGGCGATGCTGCTGCTGGCAGCGCTGATCGCGGCCTCCCATATCGGGCGAAACGATGAGCCCCAGCTTGAACGCGACATGAACGAAGCCGTGCAGCGTGCACCGGCGGGCAACGATGAAGGGGGGCAGGCATGA